Part of the Abyssisolibacter fermentans genome, CATTAATAATGTTATAAATATATGAACATACTGAGTGCAAAAGTAACATGTTTTAGTTTTAATTATGTGTTAAAGGTATAATTAGCAGTTATATTAATAAAAAATAGATGATTTCTAAATAAAATACTAAAAAAAGAAGGAAAAAGAGTGTTATTTATAGAAATTATATATATAAGTTTTGTCACAAAATACAAATTTTGCGACAAAACTTGTATAAAAACTAAGGAGGAAGTTAAATTTATGAATACACCAATGATTTTAGACGATTTTTTCGATTATCTCTATGCTATCAAAGGTAAATCTGAAAATACTGTTAAAGAATATAGTTATGATTTAAGAACATTTTTTAGGTTTTTAAAGATTAGATACAGATTAGTTTCAAAAGATACTCCATTTGATGAAATAGATATTTCGGATATAGACATTGATTTAATCAAAAAGGTTAAGATACAAGACCTTATTTCTTATATATCTTATACAGACAGAACTATGAATAATAAGAACGTTACAAAAGCTAGAAAAGTCGCTAGTATAAGATCTTTCTTTAAATATTTACATAATGTTGTTAATTTAATAGATCAAAACCCTGCTATTAATTTAGAAACACCTAAAAAAGAACAACGTCACCCTGTTTTTTTGACATTAGATGAGTCATTGAAGCTTCTTGACTCTATTGAAGGAAGAAATAAAGTCAGAGATTATGCGATTTTAACTTTATTTTTAAATTGTGGACTTAGATTATCAGAACTATCAAGTATAGATATTGATAAGATTAAAGAAGATACTTTATCTGTAGTTGGTAAAGGAAATAAAGAAAGAACTATATACTTGAATGAAGCATGTCTGGTCGCTATCAACAAATATATAAAAGTTCGCCCTAAGAAAGATTTAAAAGATGAAAAAGCACTATTTCTAAGTAATAGAAAAAATAGAATTAGTCCAAGAGCTATTCAACATCTTGTTAAGAAATATATATTAAA contains:
- a CDS encoding tyrosine recombinase XerC, coding for MNTPMILDDFFDYLYAIKGKSENTVKEYSYDLRTFFRFLKIRYRLVSKDTPFDEIDISDIDIDLIKKVKIQDLISYISYTDRTMNNKNVTKARKVASIRSFFKYLHNVVNLIDQNPAINLETPKKEQRHPVFLTLDESLKLLDSIEGRNKVRDYAILTLFLNCGLRLSELSSIDIDKIKEDTLSVVGKGNKERTIYLNEACLVAINKYIKVRPKKDLKDEKALFLSNRKNRISPRAIQHLVKKYILNAGLDSKKYSTHKLRHTAATLMYKHGNVDIRALQQILGHASVATTQIYTHLDDDRLRKAVNSNPLSKKIK